Genomic segment of Pseudomonas sp. DY-1:
CATGACAGATCAGCGCCACGGCGCCGGCCACGAGCGCGGCAGCCACCTGCGGCTTGTTGCGCAGCATGGGCACGACGATGCCGATGAATGTGGCGAGCATGGCGAAATCGAGGCCCCATGCCGCCAGGTTGGGCACCGCCTGGCCAAACAGCACGCCCACCAGGGTGCAGAGCTGCCAGTTCAGGTACATGGCCAGGGCCCCGCCGAAGAAGTACCAGTGCTTGTGCGGCGAGTCGTCCTTCTCGGCATAACGATGCTGGACCACCGCGAAGGCCTCGTCCGTCAACCAGAACGCCAGAGGCATGCGCCAGCGCGTCGGCAGGTGGCGCACGTACGGCTGCAGGGTTGCGCTGTACAGGGCGTGGCGCAGGTTGACCACGAAGGTGGTCAGCAGCACCACGGCCATCCCGGCGCCCCCGCTGAGCAGGGTGATGGCGATGAACTGGGACGAGCCGGCGAACACCAGCAGCGACATGCCGATGGTCTGCCAGGCGGACAAGCCGGCGCCCGCGGCCAGGGTGCCGAAAATGATGCCGAACGGAATCGCGCCAACGATCATCGGAACGATGTCGCGGGCGCCGTGGATGAACTCAGTGATACGGGACATGTGGCCTCCTTGTCCCGAAAGGCTAGCGTCAGGCCATCAGTGCGTCTTGAACGATCTTGCGCACGCGTTGCGATATTCGCCCGGCCCCACGCCATAAGCCTGCTTGAACTGGCGGGTCAGATGGCTCTGATCGGCGAACCCCAGCTGTGCCGCCACACCGGCTGGCGCGCAACCGGCCTTGAGCAGGGCACGGGCCTGATCCAGGCGCTGCTGCTTGAGCCAGGCGTGGGGCGGCATGCCGGTGGCGCGGCGGAAGGTACGAGCGAAATGGAATGGCGAGAGCTTCACGGCAGTGGCCAGTTCCTCGAGGGACGGCGGCTCGGCCAGGCGTTCACGCAGCAGTTCCTTGGCACGCAGCACAGCCAGAGGCTCACGGCCCGGGGCGCCGGGCTCGGGCAGCCTGGAATGACGACGGAACAGCGACAACAGGGCCTCGCGCCAGGCAGTCTGCTGTTGCAGGGCACTGGCATTTGCCTCCAGCAGCCGATGCAGATGGGTGAACATCTGGACCAGGTCGGGATCGTGATGAACGCTGCCGATAAAGGCCGGCATGCCAGCCAGAGGAAGCTCGAGCTCCTCCAGGGCGCTGCGTACCAACGCGATATCCGGATAGAACACCCGGTAGCGCCAACCGTCGTCGTGTCCCTTGGAACCGGTGTGCACCTCATCCGGGTTGATCAGCGCCAGGCTGCCGGCACCGGCCAGGTGATCGACGCCGCGATAGCGATAGCGCTCGGCCCCTGCCTCCACCACGGCGATCACATAGCCGTCGTGTACATGGGGGGCGAAGCGATGTTCGATGTAGCGAGCAGACAGCAGCTCCAGGCCATCCAGATGGCCCGCCTGCCAGAAATGCGCGTCTTCCCTATGCTCGCCCAAGGTTATGCGCTGAACAGCGCCTCCAGCCGTTGCTTCACTCCCGGCCAGTCGTGGTCGGTGATGCTGTATAGCACGCTGTCGTCAAGGCGGCCGTCAGCCAGGCGACGATGGTTGCGCAGCACGCCCTCGCGCTGGGCGCCGAGCTTTTCGATGGCGCGCTGGGAGCGCAGGTTGCTGGCGGCGGTTTTCAGTTGCACCCGCACCACTTGCCACTCCTCGAATGCATGGCGCAGCATCAGATACTTGATCGAGGCATTCAGGCCACTGCCGTGCTCACCGGCGGCGAGCCAGGTCCAGCCAATCTCGGCGGCCGGCAGGTTGGGCATGAAATCGGAGAAACGCGTGGTGCCTACCAGGTTGTCACCCAGGCGAATGGCGAAGACCACCGCCCGCCCTTCCCGCTGGTCGGCCAGGGCGTGGCGATACCAGTCGGGTCGCAGGGGGCCGTTCATGTAGGCCAGGGCTTCGCGGTTGGCCTCAGCCAGGGTAACCAGCGCCGGGATGTCGGCCTCTGCCAGCGGTTCGAGGCGCAAGGCGCCGCGCTGCAGGATGACCGGTTGTGGATTGAACATCTGCGCCCTCCTCAGGCGAAAGAACCCTGCCGGATGAGAACGTCGCGCCAAGCGGAAGTGCCGTGCAGGTTCCCACGCGAGACAAACAAAACTGCGCGGGCAATGGACCACGCTAGCAGCCCCGGTGCGGGGGCTCAATAGCGCCTGCGACCTTGGTAGCAGCGGCCTGACGAATTGCCGACTTTGGTGCGAAACTGCTGGAAGTCGAAATCTCGCGGGCATGCCCCGCCACCGCACCATCCGGAGCTGCAATGTCGCTGTCCAGCGGGCTGATCGCCACGGTCGCCTTCCTCTACATGGCCATCCTCTTCGCCATCGCCTTCTATGGCGACCGACGCAGCACACCCCTGTCGCCGCGCATGCGCGCCTGGGTCTACAGCCTGTCCCTGGCGGTGTACTGCACCAGCTGGACCTTCTTTGGCGCTGTCGGCCAGGCCGCCGGTCAGGTCTGGAACTTCCTGCCCATCTACCTGGGCCCCATCCTGCTGCTGCTGTTGGCGCCCTGGGTGGTGCAGAAGATGGTGATCATCAGCAAGCAGGAGAACATCACTTCCATCGCCGACTTCATCGCCGCGCGCTATGGCAAATCCCAGGCCCTGGCGGTAGTGGTGGCTCTGATCTGCCTGGTCAGCGTGCTGCCCTACATCGCCCTGCAGCTGAAGGGCATCGTCCTCGGGGTGAACCTGCTGATCGGCCCAAGTGCCGAATCCTCTGGCACCCGCGCCCAGGACACAGCGCTCATCGTGTCGCTGGTGCTCGCCCTGTTCACCATCCTCTTCGGCACCCGCAACCTGGACGCGACTGAACACCACCGCGGCATGGTGCTGGCGATCGCCTTCGAGTCCCTGGTCAAGTTGCTGGCCTTCCTCGCAGTGGGCGCCTACGTCACCTTCGGCCTGTTCGACGGTTTCGACGACCTGTTCACCCGTGCCCGCAGCGCTCCGCAGCTGGAGCACTACTGGTCGCAATCCATGGACTGGTCCTCGCTGCTGGTGCAGACCGGCGTCGCGATGCTCGCGATCATCTGCCTGCCCCGGCAATTCCACGTGACGGTGGTGGAGAACATCGAACCGCGTGACCTCCGCCAGGCACGCTGGGTGTTCCCCATCTACCTGGCCCTGGCGGCGCTGTTCGTGGTGCCCATCGCCCTGGCCGGGCAGATGCTGCTGCCCAGCGGTGTGATCCCGGACTCCTTCGTCATCAGCCTGCCGCTGGCCGAGGCGCACCCGGCCCTGGCGCTGCTGGCCTTCATCGGTGGTGCGTCGGCCGCCACCGGCATGGTGATCGTCGAAGCCGTGGCCCTGTCCACCATGGTTTCCAACGACATGCTGCTGCCATGGCTGCTGCGCCGGCAGAACGCCGAACGCCCGTTCGAAGTGTTCCGCCACTGGATGCTCTCGGTACGCCGGGTGAGCATCGTGGTGATCATCCTGCTGGGTTACGTCAGCTACCGCCTGCTGGGCTCCACCGCGAGCCTGGCGACCATCGGCCAGATCGCCTTTGCCTCCATCGCCCAGCTCGGCCCGGCCATGATCGGCGCGCTGTTCTGGAAGCAGGCCAACCGCCGTGGCGTGTTCGCCGGCCTCGCTGCCGGCGCTGCCCTCTGGGCCTACACCCTGGTATTGCCGGTGATGGCTCGCGGCCTCGGCTGGCCGCTGGAAAACTTCCCCGGCCTCTCCTGGATGATGGAAAACCCCCTGAACCTGCCCATCGAACCCCTGACCCAGGGCGTGGTGATCTCGCTGGCGGGCAACTGGATCCTCTTCGCCTGGGTGTCGGTGTTCTCCCGCACCCGCGTGTCCGAGCACTGGCAGGCCAGCCGCTTCGTCGGCCAGCAGGTTTCCGCACGAGCCAGTTCCCGCACCCTGCTGGCGGTCCAGGTGGACGACCTGCTGATGCTCGCCTCGCGCTTCGTCGGTGAAGAGCGCGCGCGGCAGAGCTTCATCCGTTTCGCCTATCGCCTGGGCATCAGCTTCAACCCGGCGCAGAACGCCAACCAGGATTGGATCACCCACACCGAACGCCTGCTCGCCGGCGTACTCGGCGCCTCGTCGGCGCGGGCCGTGGTGAAGGCGGCCATCGAAGGCCGCGAGATGCAGGTGGAGGACGTTGTGCGCATCGCCGACGAGGCTTCCGA
This window contains:
- a CDS encoding PAS domain-containing hybrid sensor histidine kinase/response regulator: MSLSSGLIATVAFLYMAILFAIAFYGDRRSTPLSPRMRAWVYSLSLAVYCTSWTFFGAVGQAAGQVWNFLPIYLGPILLLLLAPWVVQKMVIISKQENITSIADFIAARYGKSQALAVVVALICLVSVLPYIALQLKGIVLGVNLLIGPSAESSGTRAQDTALIVSLVLALFTILFGTRNLDATEHHRGMVLAIAFESLVKLLAFLAVGAYVTFGLFDGFDDLFTRARSAPQLEHYWSQSMDWSSLLVQTGVAMLAIICLPRQFHVTVVENIEPRDLRQARWVFPIYLALAALFVVPIALAGQMLLPSGVIPDSFVISLPLAEAHPALALLAFIGGASAATGMVIVEAVALSTMVSNDMLLPWLLRRQNAERPFEVFRHWMLSVRRVSIVVIILLGYVSYRLLGSTASLATIGQIAFASIAQLGPAMIGALFWKQANRRGVFAGLAAGAALWAYTLVLPVMARGLGWPLENFPGLSWMMENPLNLPIEPLTQGVVISLAGNWILFAWVSVFSRTRVSEHWQASRFVGQQVSARASSRTLLAVQVDDLLMLASRFVGEERARQSFIRFAYRLGISFNPAQNANQDWITHTERLLAGVLGASSARAVVKAAIEGREMQVEDVVRIADEASEVLQFNRALLQGAIENITQGISVVDQSLRLVAWNHRYLELFDYPEGLISVGRPIADIIRYNAERGLCGPGEVESHVARRLFWMRQGRPHTSERLFPNGRVIELIGNPMPGGGFVMSFTDITAYRQAEQDLKDANEGLERRVTERTLELSQLNHALIEAKGTAEAANQSKTRFLAAVSHDLMQPLNAARLFSAALGHQQEVLPREARELVNHLDSSLRSAEDLITDLLDISRLESGRVTPDRTAFPLASLFDTLGAEFKVLAQEQHMDFRLRGSKLRVESDMKLLRRILQNFLTNAFRYAKGRVLLGARRDGDNLRLEVWDRGPGIPEDKRKVIFEEFKRLDSHQTRAEKGLGLGLAIADGLCRVLDHKLEVRSWPGKGSVFSVTVPLARVQQPSPVVQKLAEANGQTLNGTQVLCIDNEDSILTGMHSLLSRWGCQVWTARNRLECEHLLAEEVRPQLALVDYHLDEGETGTELMAWLRTRLGEPLPGVVISADGRAELVAEVHAAGLDYLAKPVKPAALRALISRHVNLR
- a CDS encoding GNAT family N-acetyltransferase → MFNPQPVILQRGALRLEPLAEADIPALVTLAEANREALAYMNGPLRPDWYRHALADQREGRAVVFAIRLGDNLVGTTRFSDFMPNLPAAEIGWTWLAAGEHGSGLNASIKYLMLRHAFEEWQVVRVQLKTAASNLRSQRAIEKLGAQREGVLRNHRRLADGRLDDSVLYSITDHDWPGVKQRLEALFSA
- a CDS encoding AraC family transcriptional regulator, whose amino-acid sequence is MGEHREDAHFWQAGHLDGLELLSARYIEHRFAPHVHDGYVIAVVEAGAERYRYRGVDHLAGAGSLALINPDEVHTGSKGHDDGWRYRVFYPDIALVRSALEELELPLAGMPAFIGSVHHDPDLVQMFTHLHRLLEANASALQQQTAWREALLSLFRRHSRLPEPGAPGREPLAVLRAKELLRERLAEPPSLEELATAVKLSPFHFARTFRRATGMPPHAWLKQQRLDQARALLKAGCAPAGVAAQLGFADQSHLTRQFKQAYGVGPGEYRNACARSFKTH
- a CDS encoding AzlC family ABC transporter permease, with translation MSRITEFIHGARDIVPMIVGAIPFGIIFGTLAAGAGLSAWQTIGMSLLVFAGSSQFIAITLLSGGAGMAVVLLTTFVVNLRHALYSATLQPYVRHLPTRWRMPLAFWLTDEAFAVVQHRYAEKDDSPHKHWYFFGGALAMYLNWQLCTLVGVLFGQAVPNLAAWGLDFAMLATFIGIVVPMLRNKPQVAAALVAGAVALICHGLPYKLGLMAAALSGIVVGVVLERRYRLDLLGEGISCKPGA